A portion of the Chiroxiphia lanceolata isolate bChiLan1 chromosome 10, bChiLan1.pri, whole genome shotgun sequence genome contains these proteins:
- the KIF1A gene encoding kinesin-like protein KIF1A isoform X4, producing the protein MAGASVKVAVRVRPFNSREMSRESKCIIQMSGSTTTILNPKQPKETPKSFSFDYSYWSHTTPADINYASQKQVYRDIGEEMLQHAFEGYNVCIFAYGQTGAGKSYTMMGKQEKDQQGIIPQLCEDLFSRINDTTNDNMSYSVEVSYMEIYCERVRDLLNPKNKGNLRVREHPLMGPYVEDLSKLAVTSYNDIQDLMDSGNKARTVAATNMNETSSRSHAVFNIIFTQKRHDAETDITTEKVSKISLVDLAGSERADSTGAKGTRLKEGANINKSLTTLGKVISALAEMDSGPNKNKKKKKTDFIPYRDSVLTWLLRENLGGNSRTAMVAALSPADINYDETLSTLRYADRAKQIRCNAVINEDPNNKLIRELKDEVARLRDLLYAQGLGDIIDTHPAAGGSKYLSDFENNNDARGAELSHRHDNLSTVTNAIAGISPSSSLSALSSRAASVASLHERIMFAPGSEEAIERLKETEKIIAELNETWEEKLRRTEAIRMEREALLAEMGVAMREDGGTLGVFSPKKTPHLVNLNEDPLMSECLLYYIKDGITRVGREDAEKRQDIVLSGHFIKEEHCLFRSDTKTSGEVIVTLEPCEGADTYVNGKKVTEPSILRSGNRIIMGKSHVFRFNHPEQARQERERTPCAETPAEPVDWAFAQRELLEKQGIDMKQEMEQRLQELEDQYRREREEANYLLEQQRLDYESKLEALQKQMDSRYYPEANEEEEEPEDEVQWTEREFELALWAFRKWKWYQFTSLRDLLWGNAIFLKEANAISVELKKKVQFQFVLLTDTLYSPLPPDLLPPDAAKDREKRPFPRTIVAVEVQDQKNGATHYWTLEKLRQRLDLMREMYDRAAEVPSSVIEDCDNVVTGGDPFYDRFPWFRLVGSSPLFNTCMSERMADLTPSPTFSNPDSDITEPADEQHQGQEEEEEEEDLEEDIFPECPLCDGRDPFYDRFPLFSLVGRAFVYLSNLLYPVPLVHRVAIVSEKGEVKGFLRVAVQAISADEEAPDYGSGVRQSGTAKISFDDQHFEKFQSESCPSVGMSRSGTSQEELRIVEGQGQVSDLGPSADEVNNNTCAVTPEDLLLDSPEKPVPDGPLEVALDHLKLGSIFTFRVTVLQASSISAEYADIFCQFNFIHRHDEAFSTEPLKNTGRGPPLGFYHVQNIAVEVTKSFIEYIKSQPIVFEVFGHYQQHPFPPLCKDVLSPLRPSRRHFPRVMPLSKPVPATKLSTMTRPSAGPCQCKYDLMVFFEICELEANGDYIPAVVDHRGGMPCHGTFLLHQGIQRRITVTLVHETGSLIRWKEVRELVVGRIRNTPEADESLIDPNILSLNILSSGYIHPSQDDRQFLDSDMPSISLGNDTRTFYQFEAAWDSSMHNSLLLNRVTPYREKIYITLSAYIEMENCTQPAVITKDFCMVFYSRDAKLPASRSIRNLFGSGSLRASESNRVTGVYELSLCRVADAGSPGMQRRRRRVLDTSVAYVRGEENLAGWRPRSDSLILDHQWELEKLSLLQEVEKTRHYLLLREKLETTQRLGLETLSPCSGEDSESRSTSCVSSPLSADGAPEGRTSPPETPSERQKELAVKCLRLLTHTFNREYSHSHVCISASESKLSEMSVTLMRDPSMSALGVTTLTPSSTCPSLVEGRYNATEVSLSSFPRPQQVSSRADSPDLEPVVEGEQKKSPARRPEEEKEPQRLLVPDIQEIRVSPIVSKKGYLHFLEPHTNGWVKRFVVVRRPYVYIYNSDKDAVERAILNLSKAQVEYSEDQQAMLKTPNTFAVCTEHRGILLQASSDKDMHDWLYAFNPLLAGSIRSKLSRRRTAQMRI; encoded by the exons ATGGCGGGAGCATCAGTGAAGGTGGCGGTGCGAGTCCGGCCCTTCAACTCCCGGGAGATGAGCCGGGAATCCAAATGCATCATCCAGATGTCAGGAAGCACCACAA CTATCCTGAACCCGAAGCAGCCTAAAGAGACACCAAAAAGCTTCAGCTTTGACTATTCCTACTGGTCCCACACTACG CCTGCAGACATCAACTATGCATCCCAGAAGCAAGTGTACCGGGACATTGGTGAGGAGATGCTGCAACATGCCTTTGAAGGCTACAATGTGTGCATCTTTGCCTACGGGCAGACGGGAGCTGGAAAATCCTACACCATGAtggggaagcaggagaaggacCAGCAAGGCATCATCCCACAG ctgtgcGAGGACCTCTTCTCCCGCATCAACGACACGACGAATGACAACATGTCCTACTCTGTGGAG GTGAGCTACATGGAGATTTACTGCGAGCGCGTGAGGGACCTCCTGAACCCCAAGAACAAGGGGAACCTGCGGGTGAGGGAGCATCCCCTTATGGGCCCGTATGTTGAAGACCTTTCCAAGCTGGCCGTGACCTCCTACAATGACATCCAGGACCTCATGGACTCTGGAAACAAGGCCCG cacagtGGCTGCTACCAACATGAATGAGACCAGCAGCCGCTCCCACGCCGTGTTCAACATCATCTTCACGCAGAAGCGACATGATGCTGAGACAGACATCACCACTgagaag GTCAGCAAAATCAGCTTGGTGGACCTGGCTGGGAGCGAGCGAGCCGACTCCACAGGTGCCAAGGGCACAAGGCTAAAG gaAGGAGCAAACATCAACAAGTCCTTGACCACTCTGGGGAAAGTCATCTCTGCCCTGGCTGAAATG GATTCGGGGCCAAACAAG aacaaaaagaagaaaaagacagatttCATCCCATACCGGGACTCGGTGCTGACCTGGCTGCTGCGGGAGAACCTGG GGGGCAACTCCAGGACTGCCATGGTCGCTGCTCTCAGTCCTGCTGACATCAACTATGATGAGAccctcagcaccctcag GTATGCTGACCGCGCCAAGCAGATCCGTTGCAACGCTGTCATCAATGAGGACCCCAACAACAAGCTCATCCGGGAGCTGAAGGACGAGGTGGCACGTCTGCGTGACCTTCTCTATGCCCAGGGTCTTGGGGACATCATTGACA cccatcctgctgcaggaggatcCAAAT ATTTGTCCGACTTTGAGAACAATAATGATGCTAGAGGGGCAGAGCTGAGTCACCGCCATGACAATCTCTCCACAGTGACCAATGCCATTGCTGGGATCAGCCCCTCTTCCTCCCTGTCCGCCTTATCCAGCCGTGCTGCCTCTGTTGCCAGCCTCCACGAGCGCATCATGTTTGCTCCGGGCAGTGAAGAGGCAATTGAAAGACTCAAG GAAACAGAGAAGATCATTGCGGAGCTGAATGAGACGTGGGAGGAGAAGCTGCGGAGGACAGAAGCAATCCGGATGGAGAG GGAAGCGTTGCTGGCCGAAATGGGGGTGGCCATGAGGGAGGATGGAGGCACCTTGGGTGTTTTCTCTCCTAAAAAG ACGCCACACTTGGTCAACCTGAATGAGGATCCGCTCATGTCCGAATGTCTTCTCTACTACATCAAGGATGGGATAACAAG GGTTGGCCGAGAAGATGCTGAGAAGAGGCAGGACATCGTTCTCAGCGGGCACTTCATTAAAGAAGAGCACTGCCTGTTCCGCAGCGACACCAAAACAAGTGGTGAAG TGATAGTGACCCTGGAGCCCTGTGAAGGTGCTGACACCTATGTGAACGGCAAAAAGGTGACGGAGCCCAGCATCCTGCGCTCAG GAAACCGCATCATCATGGGGAAGAGCCATGTCTTCCGCTTCAACCACCCCGAGCAGGCTCGGCAGGAGCGGGAGCGGACCCCGTGTGCCGAGACCCCCGCAGAGCCCGTGGACTGGGCGTTTGCCCagagagagctgctggagaagcagggCATCGACATGAAACAGGAGATGGAGCAGCG gctccaggagctggaggaccaGTACCGGAGGGAGCGGGAAGAGGCAAACTACcttctggagcagcagaggctg GACTATGAGAGCAAACTGGAGGCTTTACAGAAGCAGATGGACTCTAGGTATTACCCTGAGGCAAacgaggaagaggaagaaccTGAGGATGAGG TGCAATGGACAGAGCGGGAGTTCGAGCTGGCCCTTTGGGCCTTTAGGAAGTGGAAGTGGTACCAGTTCACCTCCCTCCGCGACCTGCTCTGGGGCAACGCCATCTTCCTCAAGGAAGCCAACGCCATCAGTGTGGAGCTGAAAAAGAAG gTCCAGTTCCAGTTTGTGCTCCTCACAGACACACTGTACTCGCCTCTCCCTCCTGACCTGCTGCCTCCTGATGCTGCCAAGGACCGGGAGAAGCGGCCGTTCCCCCGGACCATTGTGGCCGTAGAGGTGCAGGACCAGAAGAATGGGGCAACACACTACTGGACCCTAGAGAAGCTGAG gcagcGCCTGGACCTGATGCGGGAGATGTATGACCGAGCAGCAGAAGTGCCTTCCAGTGTCATCGAGGACTGCGACAACGTGGTGACCGGTGGAGATCCTTTCTACGACCGCTTCCCCTGGTTCAGGCTGGTCGGCAG CTCTCCTCTTTTCAACACATGCATGAGCGAGCGCATGGCTGATCTCACCCCCTCCCCTACCTTCTCGAACCCCGACTCCGACATCACCGAGCCTGCTGACGAGCAGCaccaggggcaggaggaggaggaggaggaggaggacctGGAGGAAGACATCTTTCCGGAGTGCCCGCTGTGTGATGGCCGGGATCCATTTTACGACCGCTTCCCCCTGTTCAGTTTAGTAGGAAG GGCCTTCGTCTACCTGAGCAACCTCCTCTACCCTGTGCCCCTGGTCCACCGCGTGGCCATCGTCAGCGAGAAGGGTGAGGTGAAGGGCTTCCTGCGTGTGGCCGTCCAGGCCATCTCAG CGGATGAAGAAGCCCCTGACTACGGCTCTGGTGTGCGGCAATCAGGGACAGCCAAGATCTCCTTTGATGATCAGCACTTTGAGAAG TTCCAGTCAGAatcgtgcccatctgtggggATGTCTCGCTCGGGGACCTCTCAGGAGGAGCTGCGCATTGTTGAAGGCCAGGGGCAGGTCAGCGACTTGGGTCCCTCTGCTGATGAAGTCAACAACAACACCTGTGCAG tgaCCCCAGAGGACCTTCTCCTGGACAGCCCTGAGAAGCCTGTGCCAGACGGACCGCTGGAGGTGGCTCTGGACCACCTGAAGCTGGGCAGCATCTTCACTTTCCGTGTGACGGTCCTGCAAGCCTCCAGCATCTCTGCAGAATACGCAGACATCTTCTGCCAGTTCAA CTTCATCCATCGCCACGATGAGGCCTTTTCGACAGAACCCTTGAAGAACACGGGACGAGGACCACCACTGGGCTTCTATCACGTCCAGAAT ATCGCTGTGGAGGTGACCAAATCCTTCATTGAATACATCAAGAGCCAGCCAATTGTGTTTGAGGTGTTTGGCCACTACCAGCAGCACCCCTTCCCGCCTCTCTGCAAGGATGTCCTGAG CCCACTGAGGCCGTCCCGGCGCCACTTCCCCCGTGTGATGCCGCTCTCCAAACCAG TGCCTGCAACAAAGCTGAGCACCATGACTCGGCCCAGTGCCGGCCCCTGCCAGTGCAAGTACGACCTGATGGTCTTCTTTGAGATTTGTGAGCTGGAGGCCAATGGCGA CTACATCCCTGCTGTTGTGGACCATCGTGGAGGCATGCCGTGCCATGGGACCTTCCTCCTCCACCAG GGCATCCAGAGGAGAATCACCGTCACCTTGGTGCATGAAACAGGCAGCCTCATCCGCTGGAAGGAAGTGCGGGAGCTGGTTGTGG gTCGAATTAGGAACACCCCAGAAGCAGATGAGTCACTCATTGACCCCAACATCCTGTCCCTGAACATCCTCTCCTCCGGGTACATCCACCCCTCCCAGGATGACCG GCAGTTTCTTGATTCGGATATGCCTAG CATTTCGCTGGGAAATGACACTAG GACTTTCTACCAGTTTGAGGCGGCGTGGGACAGCTCCATGCACAACTCGCTGCTGCTCAACCGTGTCACCCCGTACCGGGAGAAGATCTATATCACCCTGTCAGCCTACATCGAG atGGAGAACTGTACTCAGCCCGCTGTCATCACCAAAGACTTCTGCATGGTTTTCTACTCCCGGGACGCCAAACTTCCCGCCTCCCGCTCCATCCGCAATCTTTTTGGCAGCGGCAGCCTGCGGGCTTCTGAGAG CAATCGTGTGACTGGAGTCTATGAGCTCAGCCTCTGCCGTGTGGCCGATGCCGGCAGCCCAG GGATGCAGAGACGGCGACGGCGCGTTCTGGACACCTCCGTTGCCTATGTGCGGGGAGAGGAGAACCTGGCTGGCTGGCGGCCCCGCAGTGACAGCCTCATCCTTGACCATCAGTGGGAGCTGGAGAAACTCAGCCTCCTGCAAGAA GTGGAGAAGACAAGGCACTACCTGCTACTGCGTGAGAAGCTGGAGACGACCCAGCGCTTGGGTCTGGAGACCCTGTCCCCCTGCTCCGGTGAGGACTCTGAGTCCCGAAGCACCTCCTGCGTCTCCTCCCCACTCTCTGCCGACGGGGCCCCTGAGGGCCGCACCTCACCCCCTGAAACTCCCAGCGAGAGGCAGAAGGAGCTGGCTGTGAAG tgcttgcGCCTGCTCACGCACACCTTCAACAGGGAGTACAGCCACAGCCATGTCTGCATTAGCGCCAGTGAGAGCAAG CTGTCTGAAATGTCCGTGACCCTGATGAGAGACCCCTCCATGTCAGCTCTTGGGGTCACCACTCTCACCCCCTCCTCAACCTGCCCATCACTGGTGGAAGGACGTTACAATGCCACAGAGGTCAG cctctcctccttccccagacCCCAGCAGGTTTCCTCCAGAGCAGACAGCCCTGACCTGGAGCCTGTGGTAGAAGGAGAGCAGAAGAAGTCCCCAGCCCGCCGacctgaggaggagaaggagcccCAGCGTTTGCTGGTGCCTGACATCCAGGAGATCCGAGTCAG CCCCATCGTCTCCAAAAAGGGCTACCTGCACTTCCTGGAGCCCCACACCAATGGGTGGGTGAAGCGCTTCGTGGTGGTTCGGCGCCCATACGTCTACATCTACAACTCAGACAAGGATGCAGTTGAGAGGGCCATACTCAACCTCTCCAAGGCCCAGGTGGAGTACAGTGAGGACCAGCAGGCCATGCTCAAG ACCCCGAACACGTTTGCGGTGTGCACGGAGCACCGGGGCATCCTGCTGCAGGCGAGCAGTGACAAAGACATGCACGACTGGCTCTACGCCTTCAACCCTCTGCTGGCTGGATCCATAAG
- the KIF1A gene encoding kinesin-like protein KIF1A isoform X8, whose translation MAGASVKVAVRVRPFNSREMSRESKCIIQMSGSTTTILNPKQPKETPKSFSFDYSYWSHTTPADINYASQKQVYRDIGEEMLQHAFEGYNVCIFAYGQTGAGKSYTMMGKQEKDQQGIIPQLCEDLFSRINDTTNDNMSYSVEVSYMEIYCERVRDLLNPKNKGNLRVREHPLMGPYVEDLSKLAVTSYNDIQDLMDSGNKARTVAATNMNETSSRSHAVFNIIFTQKRHDAETDITTEKVSKISLVDLAGSERADSTGAKGTRLKEGANINKSLTTLGKVISALAEMDSGPNKNKKKKKTDFIPYRDSVLTWLLRENLGGNSRTAMVAALSPADINYDETLSTLRYADRAKQIRCNAVINEDPNNKLIRELKDEVARLRDLLYAQGLGDIIDTHPAAGGSKLTNAIAGISPSSSLSALSSRAASVASLHERIMFAPGSEEAIERLKETEKIIAELNETWEEKLRRTEAIRMEREALLAEMGVAMREDGGTLGVFSPKKTPHLVNLNEDPLMSECLLYYIKDGITRVGREDAEKRQDIVLSGHFIKEEHCLFRSDTKTSGEVIVTLEPCEGADTYVNGKKVTEPSILRSGNRIIMGKSHVFRFNHPEQARQERERTPCAETPAEPVDWAFAQRELLEKQGIDMKQEMEQRLQELEDQYRREREEANYLLEQQRLDYESKLEALQKQMDSRYYPEANEEEEEPEDEVQWTEREFELALWAFRKWKWYQFTSLRDLLWGNAIFLKEANAISVELKKKVQFQFVLLTDTLYSPLPPDLLPPDAAKDREKRPFPRTIVAVEVQDQKNGATHYWTLEKLRQRLDLMREMYDRAAEVPSSVIEDCDNVVTGGDPFYDRFPWFRLVGSSDISGCNSSPLFNTCMSERMADLTPSPTFSNPDSDITEPADEQHQGQEEEEEEEDLEEDIFPECPLCDGRDPFYDRFPLFSLVGRAFVYLSNLLYPVPLVHRVAIVSEKGEVKGFLRVAVQAISADEEAPDYGSGVRQSGTAKISFDDQHFEKFQSESCPSVGMSRSGTSQEELRIVEGQGQVSDLGPSADEVNNNTCAVTPEDLLLDSPEKPVPDGPLEVALDHLKLGSIFTFRVTVLQASSISAEYADIFCQFNFIHRHDEAFSTEPLKNTGRGPPLGFYHVQNIAVEVTKSFIEYIKSQPIVFEVFGHYQQHPFPPLCKDVLSPLRPSRRHFPRVMPLSKPVPATKLSTMTRPSAGPCQCKYDLMVFFEICELEANGDYIPAVVDHRGGMPCHGTFLLHQGIQRRITVTLVHETGSLIRWKEVRELVVGRIRNTPEADESLIDPNILSLNILSSGYIHPSQDDRQFLDSDMPSISLGNDTRTFYQFEAAWDSSMHNSLLLNRVTPYREKIYITLSAYIEMENCTQPAVITKDFCMVFYSRDAKLPASRSIRNLFGSGSLRASESNRVTGVYELSLCRVADAGSPGMQRRRRRVLDTSVAYVRGEENLAGWRPRSDSLILDHQWELEKLSLLQEVEKTRHYLLLREKLETTQRLGLETLSPCSGEDSESRSTSCVSSPLSADGAPEGRTSPPETPSERQKELAVKCLRLLTHTFNREYSHSHVCISASESKLSEMSVTLMRDPSMSALGVTTLTPSSTCPSLVEGRYNATEVSLSSFPRPQQVSSRADSPDLEPVVEGEQKKSPARRPEEEKEPQRLLVPDIQEIRVSPIVSKKGYLHFLEPHTNGWVKRFVVVRRPYVYIYNSDKDAVERAILNLSKAQVEYSEDQQAMLKTPNTFAVCTEHRGILLQASSDKDMHDWLYAFNPLLAGSIRSKLSRRRTAQMRI comes from the exons ATGGCGGGAGCATCAGTGAAGGTGGCGGTGCGAGTCCGGCCCTTCAACTCCCGGGAGATGAGCCGGGAATCCAAATGCATCATCCAGATGTCAGGAAGCACCACAA CTATCCTGAACCCGAAGCAGCCTAAAGAGACACCAAAAAGCTTCAGCTTTGACTATTCCTACTGGTCCCACACTACG CCTGCAGACATCAACTATGCATCCCAGAAGCAAGTGTACCGGGACATTGGTGAGGAGATGCTGCAACATGCCTTTGAAGGCTACAATGTGTGCATCTTTGCCTACGGGCAGACGGGAGCTGGAAAATCCTACACCATGAtggggaagcaggagaaggacCAGCAAGGCATCATCCCACAG ctgtgcGAGGACCTCTTCTCCCGCATCAACGACACGACGAATGACAACATGTCCTACTCTGTGGAG GTGAGCTACATGGAGATTTACTGCGAGCGCGTGAGGGACCTCCTGAACCCCAAGAACAAGGGGAACCTGCGGGTGAGGGAGCATCCCCTTATGGGCCCGTATGTTGAAGACCTTTCCAAGCTGGCCGTGACCTCCTACAATGACATCCAGGACCTCATGGACTCTGGAAACAAGGCCCG cacagtGGCTGCTACCAACATGAATGAGACCAGCAGCCGCTCCCACGCCGTGTTCAACATCATCTTCACGCAGAAGCGACATGATGCTGAGACAGACATCACCACTgagaag GTCAGCAAAATCAGCTTGGTGGACCTGGCTGGGAGCGAGCGAGCCGACTCCACAGGTGCCAAGGGCACAAGGCTAAAG gaAGGAGCAAACATCAACAAGTCCTTGACCACTCTGGGGAAAGTCATCTCTGCCCTGGCTGAAATG GATTCGGGGCCAAACAAG aacaaaaagaagaaaaagacagatttCATCCCATACCGGGACTCGGTGCTGACCTGGCTGCTGCGGGAGAACCTGG GGGGCAACTCCAGGACTGCCATGGTCGCTGCTCTCAGTCCTGCTGACATCAACTATGATGAGAccctcagcaccctcag GTATGCTGACCGCGCCAAGCAGATCCGTTGCAACGCTGTCATCAATGAGGACCCCAACAACAAGCTCATCCGGGAGCTGAAGGACGAGGTGGCACGTCTGCGTGACCTTCTCTATGCCCAGGGTCTTGGGGACATCATTGACA cccatcctgctgcaggaggatcCAAAT TGACCAATGCCATTGCTGGGATCAGCCCCTCTTCCTCCCTGTCCGCCTTATCCAGCCGTGCTGCCTCTGTTGCCAGCCTCCACGAGCGCATCATGTTTGCTCCGGGCAGTGAAGAGGCAATTGAAAGACTCAAG GAAACAGAGAAGATCATTGCGGAGCTGAATGAGACGTGGGAGGAGAAGCTGCGGAGGACAGAAGCAATCCGGATGGAGAG GGAAGCGTTGCTGGCCGAAATGGGGGTGGCCATGAGGGAGGATGGAGGCACCTTGGGTGTTTTCTCTCCTAAAAAG ACGCCACACTTGGTCAACCTGAATGAGGATCCGCTCATGTCCGAATGTCTTCTCTACTACATCAAGGATGGGATAACAAG GGTTGGCCGAGAAGATGCTGAGAAGAGGCAGGACATCGTTCTCAGCGGGCACTTCATTAAAGAAGAGCACTGCCTGTTCCGCAGCGACACCAAAACAAGTGGTGAAG TGATAGTGACCCTGGAGCCCTGTGAAGGTGCTGACACCTATGTGAACGGCAAAAAGGTGACGGAGCCCAGCATCCTGCGCTCAG GAAACCGCATCATCATGGGGAAGAGCCATGTCTTCCGCTTCAACCACCCCGAGCAGGCTCGGCAGGAGCGGGAGCGGACCCCGTGTGCCGAGACCCCCGCAGAGCCCGTGGACTGGGCGTTTGCCCagagagagctgctggagaagcagggCATCGACATGAAACAGGAGATGGAGCAGCG gctccaggagctggaggaccaGTACCGGAGGGAGCGGGAAGAGGCAAACTACcttctggagcagcagaggctg GACTATGAGAGCAAACTGGAGGCTTTACAGAAGCAGATGGACTCTAGGTATTACCCTGAGGCAAacgaggaagaggaagaaccTGAGGATGAGG TGCAATGGACAGAGCGGGAGTTCGAGCTGGCCCTTTGGGCCTTTAGGAAGTGGAAGTGGTACCAGTTCACCTCCCTCCGCGACCTGCTCTGGGGCAACGCCATCTTCCTCAAGGAAGCCAACGCCATCAGTGTGGAGCTGAAAAAGAAG gTCCAGTTCCAGTTTGTGCTCCTCACAGACACACTGTACTCGCCTCTCCCTCCTGACCTGCTGCCTCCTGATGCTGCCAAGGACCGGGAGAAGCGGCCGTTCCCCCGGACCATTGTGGCCGTAGAGGTGCAGGACCAGAAGAATGGGGCAACACACTACTGGACCCTAGAGAAGCTGAG gcagcGCCTGGACCTGATGCGGGAGATGTATGACCGAGCAGCAGAAGTGCCTTCCAGTGTCATCGAGGACTGCGACAACGTGGTGACCGGTGGAGATCCTTTCTACGACCGCTTCCCCTGGTTCAGGCTGGTCGGCAG TTCAGATATCTCTGGCTGCAACAGCTCTCCTCTTTTCAACACATGCATGAGCGAGCGCATGGCTGATCTCACCCCCTCCCCTACCTTCTCGAACCCCGACTCCGACATCACCGAGCCTGCTGACGAGCAGCaccaggggcaggaggaggaggaggaggaggaggacctGGAGGAAGACATCTTTCCGGAGTGCCCGCTGTGTGATGGCCGGGATCCATTTTACGACCGCTTCCCCCTGTTCAGTTTAGTAGGAAG GGCCTTCGTCTACCTGAGCAACCTCCTCTACCCTGTGCCCCTGGTCCACCGCGTGGCCATCGTCAGCGAGAAGGGTGAGGTGAAGGGCTTCCTGCGTGTGGCCGTCCAGGCCATCTCAG CGGATGAAGAAGCCCCTGACTACGGCTCTGGTGTGCGGCAATCAGGGACAGCCAAGATCTCCTTTGATGATCAGCACTTTGAGAAG TTCCAGTCAGAatcgtgcccatctgtggggATGTCTCGCTCGGGGACCTCTCAGGAGGAGCTGCGCATTGTTGAAGGCCAGGGGCAGGTCAGCGACTTGGGTCCCTCTGCTGATGAAGTCAACAACAACACCTGTGCAG tgaCCCCAGAGGACCTTCTCCTGGACAGCCCTGAGAAGCCTGTGCCAGACGGACCGCTGGAGGTGGCTCTGGACCACCTGAAGCTGGGCAGCATCTTCACTTTCCGTGTGACGGTCCTGCAAGCCTCCAGCATCTCTGCAGAATACGCAGACATCTTCTGCCAGTTCAA CTTCATCCATCGCCACGATGAGGCCTTTTCGACAGAACCCTTGAAGAACACGGGACGAGGACCACCACTGGGCTTCTATCACGTCCAGAAT ATCGCTGTGGAGGTGACCAAATCCTTCATTGAATACATCAAGAGCCAGCCAATTGTGTTTGAGGTGTTTGGCCACTACCAGCAGCACCCCTTCCCGCCTCTCTGCAAGGATGTCCTGAG CCCACTGAGGCCGTCCCGGCGCCACTTCCCCCGTGTGATGCCGCTCTCCAAACCAG TGCCTGCAACAAAGCTGAGCACCATGACTCGGCCCAGTGCCGGCCCCTGCCAGTGCAAGTACGACCTGATGGTCTTCTTTGAGATTTGTGAGCTGGAGGCCAATGGCGA CTACATCCCTGCTGTTGTGGACCATCGTGGAGGCATGCCGTGCCATGGGACCTTCCTCCTCCACCAG GGCATCCAGAGGAGAATCACCGTCACCTTGGTGCATGAAACAGGCAGCCTCATCCGCTGGAAGGAAGTGCGGGAGCTGGTTGTGG gTCGAATTAGGAACACCCCAGAAGCAGATGAGTCACTCATTGACCCCAACATCCTGTCCCTGAACATCCTCTCCTCCGGGTACATCCACCCCTCCCAGGATGACCG GCAGTTTCTTGATTCGGATATGCCTAG CATTTCGCTGGGAAATGACACTAG GACTTTCTACCAGTTTGAGGCGGCGTGGGACAGCTCCATGCACAACTCGCTGCTGCTCAACCGTGTCACCCCGTACCGGGAGAAGATCTATATCACCCTGTCAGCCTACATCGAG atGGAGAACTGTACTCAGCCCGCTGTCATCACCAAAGACTTCTGCATGGTTTTCTACTCCCGGGACGCCAAACTTCCCGCCTCCCGCTCCATCCGCAATCTTTTTGGCAGCGGCAGCCTGCGGGCTTCTGAGAG CAATCGTGTGACTGGAGTCTATGAGCTCAGCCTCTGCCGTGTGGCCGATGCCGGCAGCCCAG GGATGCAGAGACGGCGACGGCGCGTTCTGGACACCTCCGTTGCCTATGTGCGGGGAGAGGAGAACCTGGCTGGCTGGCGGCCCCGCAGTGACAGCCTCATCCTTGACCATCAGTGGGAGCTGGAGAAACTCAGCCTCCTGCAAGAA GTGGAGAAGACAAGGCACTACCTGCTACTGCGTGAGAAGCTGGAGACGACCCAGCGCTTGGGTCTGGAGACCCTGTCCCCCTGCTCCGGTGAGGACTCTGAGTCCCGAAGCACCTCCTGCGTCTCCTCCCCACTCTCTGCCGACGGGGCCCCTGAGGGCCGCACCTCACCCCCTGAAACTCCCAGCGAGAGGCAGAAGGAGCTGGCTGTGAAG tgcttgcGCCTGCTCACGCACACCTTCAACAGGGAGTACAGCCACAGCCATGTCTGCATTAGCGCCAGTGAGAGCAAG CTGTCTGAAATGTCCGTGACCCTGATGAGAGACCCCTCCATGTCAGCTCTTGGGGTCACCACTCTCACCCCCTCCTCAACCTGCCCATCACTGGTGGAAGGACGTTACAATGCCACAGAGGTCAG cctctcctccttccccagacCCCAGCAGGTTTCCTCCAGAGCAGACAGCCCTGACCTGGAGCCTGTGGTAGAAGGAGAGCAGAAGAAGTCCCCAGCCCGCCGacctgaggaggagaaggagcccCAGCGTTTGCTGGTGCCTGACATCCAGGAGATCCGAGTCAG CCCCATCGTCTCCAAAAAGGGCTACCTGCACTTCCTGGAGCCCCACACCAATGGGTGGGTGAAGCGCTTCGTGGTGGTTCGGCGCCCATACGTCTACATCTACAACTCAGACAAGGATGCAGTTGAGAGGGCCATACTCAACCTCTCCAAGGCCCAGGTGGAGTACAGTGAGGACCAGCAGGCCATGCTCAAG ACCCCGAACACGTTTGCGGTGTGCACGGAGCACCGGGGCATCCTGCTGCAGGCGAGCAGTGACAAAGACATGCACGACTGGCTCTACGCCTTCAACCCTCTGCTGGCTGGATCCATAAG